A region of the bacterium genome:
AAGCAATTTCCACAACCGATAAAGTAGCCGATGAAAAAGTGACTGCTACGAAAACTCCTACCTCCAAGCAGAAGGCGTAGTTTCAGCGTATAATATACATATGGCTGACACAGATACGCCAAATCCAGGCACGGCAGGCGCCGACCAGCATCCTGAAGTGATTGTCGTCGAAGATGATCCGTTTATTTCGCGCATGTATGAAGTGAAGCTGGCAAAAGCCGGCTACAACATCCAAATGGGCACTTCAGGCAAGGATGTCATTACATTGCTCAATACACTCCACCCTAAGCTTGCTCTCGTCGATATCAATATGCCCGAAATGACCGGTATCGAGGCAGTCAAGCAACTCAAAGACTCAGGGTATGATTTCTCAAAGACACAAGTGATTTTTCTGACTAACTCTAATAATCCGAATGACATCGAGGCCGCCAAAGCTCTCGGTGGTGATTATCTGATCAAGGCAGATCAGACACCACGCGGCGTACTGGAGCTTATCAAAAAGAAACTTGGTCAGTCGTAACTCTCAATAAGCATAAACAGCTTGCTCCACAGGTGACTTCTTCAGTACACTAGAAGCATGAGCTTGATGGAAATCCAGATATTCTTACTCGTCTTTTTTGTCATGTATTTAGTGTCGGCGCTAGTTCTCTACGTCCTACATCTCATCATGCGTCGCGAGATGAAAAACTACCGAGTCTCGACGATTATCTTTTCGTTGCTCGTCGCGCTGGCTGTTACGCTTGTCAATATTGGGCGTTAAAAAACTAACCACAAAGGAGAAATACATTTGGCAATGAAATCACTCAAGTCATTGAATGTGCAGGGGAAACGAGTCCTCTGTAGAGTGGATTTCAATGTGCCGCTGAAGGATGGAAAGGTGACCGATACGCTGCGCATTGAAGCGGCCTTGCCGACGGTTAAACACTTACTTAAAGAGGGCGCCACCGTCATCCTGATGAGCCACCTGGGGCGGCCAGATGGTGAGCCAAATCCACAGTACTCACTCGAACCTGTTGCGATTGAGTTGTCTCGACTGCTCAATAAGGGTGTCGTATTTATTCACGATTGTGTCGGGGTAGATGTGCAAGATCGCGTCGCAAAGCTCGAGCCAGGTGCGCTGGCACTCTTAGAGAATCTCCGCTATCACGCAGAGGAGGAGACGAACGATGCCGACTTCGCTCGACAGCTTGCGAGCCTCGGTGATGTATACGTCAATGATGCCTTCGCGGTCGCGCATCGTGCGCACGCCTCGGTAGCGGCGATTACCGAGCTCCTACCATCCGCTGCTGGATTCTTGCTCGAGAGCGAGGTCGATACGCTTGGCGGTTTGCTTAAGCGACCGAAGCAGCCATTTGTAGCAGTGATTGGCGGGGCGAAGATCTCGGATAAGATCTCGTTCCTCAATAATCTCGTCAAAAAAACAGACACCATCGTTATTGGTGGTGCAATGGCGAATACCTTCTTGGCTGCGCTTGGACATGATATGCGCAAATCGATCCAGGAAAAGTCGGCTTACAAAGAAGCGCTGAAATTTCTCGCTGAAGCTCGACACCACGAAGTCGAGGTGATTCTGCCAGTTGATGTTGTGGTTGCCGACAGCCCGGATGACGGAGCGAAGAGTCGTGTCGTGACGGTCGGGCAACTTGCTGGTGGGGACATGGCGCTCGATCTCGGGCTCGCGACTTCGACGCTCATTGCTGAGGCACTGCATAGTGCGGAGACGATCTTCTGGAATGGCACACTGGGGCTGACTGAGGAGAAGGCCTTCGCGAAGGCTAGCCATGATCTCGCTAAACGAATGACGAAGTCAAAAGCGCTGACGGTTATTGGCGGCGGAGACACGGCAGGGTATATTGATAGTATTGGTATGCGTAATGACTTTGGCTTTATCTCGACTGGGGGCGGGGCAGCGCTCGAGCTCTTAGCTGGCAAAAAGCTTCCGGCAGTAAAAGCACTCGAAGATTAAATAAGGAATTATACTATGGCTAAGAAAACAGCAAAAAAATACGTCTATACTCCAAAGATCAACGGTATTCTGATTGGGCTCATCGCATCGGTGATCTTGAACCTCATACTTGCAGCACCGTATGTAGCCTTTTTAACCACTAGCTTGTTTGATACCGCTATAGGAGAAGTGTTTTTTGAGCGCGTTCTCGATGGCTCATCGATTGAAAAAGATGGGCGCAGTTGGAATTGTGTAAAAGGCGAATACACACAGTATTTGGCAATCAAAAATCAGCACTATTGTTATGGCATCATGATTCTCGATGAAAACAACCAAGAAGTCAAAAACACAGTTACACAAGAGTAGAGCCTAGTTTTT
Encoded here:
- a CDS encoding response regulator — translated: MADTDTPNPGTAGADQHPEVIVVEDDPFISRMYEVKLAKAGYNIQMGTSGKDVITLLNTLHPKLALVDINMPEMTGIEAVKQLKDSGYDFSKTQVIFLTNSNNPNDIEAAKALGGDYLIKADQTPRGVLELIKKKLGQS
- a CDS encoding phosphoglycerate kinase, with the protein product MAMKSLKSLNVQGKRVLCRVDFNVPLKDGKVTDTLRIEAALPTVKHLLKEGATVILMSHLGRPDGEPNPQYSLEPVAIELSRLLNKGVVFIHDCVGVDVQDRVAKLEPGALALLENLRYHAEEETNDADFARQLASLGDVYVNDAFAVAHRAHASVAAITELLPSAAGFLLESEVDTLGGLLKRPKQPFVAVIGGAKISDKISFLNNLVKKTDTIVIGGAMANTFLAALGHDMRKSIQEKSAYKEALKFLAEARHHEVEVILPVDVVVADSPDDGAKSRVVTVGQLAGGDMALDLGLATSTLIAEALHSAETIFWNGTLGLTEEKAFAKASHDLAKRMTKSKALTVIGGGDTAGYIDSIGMRNDFGFISTGGGAALELLAGKKLPAVKALED